One Streptomyces hundungensis DNA segment encodes these proteins:
- a CDS encoding rhomboid family intramembrane serine protease: protein MTDHLLSPALYALMILLVMKVSDGLPRRTFSPRNPPKVAIGLWLLVAIPSLAQFAFPGIYDALHRDSDLIIDHGQWWRAYTSFMVQDGGVGGTAFNLFVLALIGFVAERVWGSRMMVALVPALLLVFSVDTLLVHGPPGGGNSGLTFRLATSIAGLALLTRPCRRHTLLTVAIVADGAALLLLGDGHGEPIITGIVAGLVAALVQRRWPRVWRPVAADPTAVRPHSPGPGATGVRPHSPGPGATGAPDEAPEPEGDLKGH, encoded by the coding sequence ATGACCGACCATCTCCTGTCGCCCGCCCTGTACGCCTTGATGATCCTTTTGGTCATGAAGGTCTCGGACGGTCTGCCCCGGCGCACCTTCAGCCCGCGCAACCCCCCGAAGGTGGCGATCGGCCTCTGGCTGCTCGTGGCGATCCCCTCCCTGGCGCAGTTCGCCTTCCCGGGGATCTACGACGCCCTGCACCGCGACTCCGACCTGATCATCGACCACGGCCAGTGGTGGCGGGCGTACACCTCGTTCATGGTGCAGGACGGCGGGGTCGGGGGTACCGCGTTCAACCTGTTCGTCCTTGCCCTCATCGGCTTCGTCGCGGAACGCGTGTGGGGCAGCCGCATGATGGTGGCGCTCGTCCCCGCCCTGCTGCTCGTGTTCAGCGTCGACACGCTCCTGGTCCACGGGCCGCCCGGGGGCGGCAACTCGGGCCTCACCTTCCGGCTCGCCACCAGCATCGCCGGCCTTGCCCTGCTCACCCGCCCCTGCCGCCGCCACACCCTGCTCACCGTCGCGATCGTGGCCGACGGCGCGGCCCTGCTGCTGCTCGGCGACGGTCACGGCGAGCCCATCATCACCGGGATCGTCGCGGGTCTGGTCGCGGCCCTCGTCCAGCGTCGATGGCCGCGCGTGTGGCGACCGGTCGCGGCCGACCCGACGGCGGTACGTCCCCACTCCCCCGGGCCCGGGGCAACCGGGGTACGTCCCCACTCCCCCGGGCCCGGGGCAACCGGGGCACCCGACGAGGCCCCGGAGCCGGAGGGCGACCTGAAGGGCCACTGA
- a CDS encoding GNAT family N-acetyltransferase, with product MSSHITDRTGAAQGVVLVRRATARDAKRLTHLVRTSRAYEGPYAPMIAGYRVGPDYIEAHEVHVAVGQDDRVLGFYALLLTPPELDLLFVADAAQGLGIGRLLVAHLKDTARAAGLDRVRIVSHPPAEGFYLGVGAERVGTVTASPPAVMWDRPELELPIT from the coding sequence ATGAGTTCACATATTACGGACAGGACGGGGGCGGCGCAGGGTGTGGTGCTGGTCCGCAGGGCGACGGCTCGCGACGCCAAACGACTCACCCACCTGGTGCGCACCTCCCGCGCTTATGAGGGCCCCTACGCGCCGATGATCGCCGGATACCGGGTGGGCCCGGACTACATCGAGGCCCATGAGGTCCATGTCGCGGTCGGGCAGGACGACCGGGTGCTCGGCTTCTACGCGCTGCTGCTGACGCCGCCCGAACTGGACCTGCTGTTCGTCGCGGACGCCGCCCAGGGCCTCGGCATCGGCCGCCTTCTGGTGGCCCACCTCAAGGACACGGCCCGAGCCGCCGGCCTCGACCGCGTACGGATCGTCTCGCACCCGCCGGCCGAGGGCTTCTACCTGGGCGTGGGGGCCGAGCGCGTCGGCACCGTCACCGCCAGCCCGCCCGCGGTGATGTGGGACCGTCCTGAGCTTGAACTGCCCATCACCTAG